AGATAGACAACAGGGGACGAATTGTCCATTTTGCTGAGAAACCAAGTGGTGCTGAACTGAAATCAATGGTGAGGACTGCACAATTCATGTGTTGGACATGCCTTCATCATAGTTTCCTTTGAATTTATACCTGCATCTCAAATTGTATCAAAGATGGGTAATTGTGGTACCTGAATCCTGAAATTCCAATTCTTTATAAAGTGATTGTTTTACAAAGAACAAAGAGAACTGGCATCTAGTTTCTGGCTCAAAGTAATGATTTAAGCTTTGCCTTGACTACCATTTGTTTTAATTAAGCATTCTACTATGAAGATCAGCTTCTTTTTCTCAAATCTGGATATATCAGGATAGTCTAAATCCCTAGATCTTAGACTGTTAAACATCATCATAATAAGACCTCATGTTATGATTATCTTGTTAGCCTTTTTCATTACCTTACGTTCATGTGATAAAATTACTATGAAACCTAATATATACTAAATGACTTGAATGTAATTACAATTTCCATGTTTGATTCAATGCAGCGGGCAGATACCACTCATCTAGGATTGTCTCTGCAAGATGCCCTGAAATCCCCGTATATTGCATCAATGGGAGTCTATGTGTTTAGGACTGAGATTCTTTTGAAGCTTTTAAGGTGGAGATATCCTACATCAAATGACTTTGGATCTGAAATCATTCCTGCGGCAGTTATGGAGCACAATGTCCAAGTAAGAATATTCTAACATATTGAACCATTTAGTCTTTAATATGTTTCCTTATCGTTTCTGTTAGTAGGGTGGACATTCAGTCTAGAACAACCCCTCCTCCTTTTTCCATTCGTTTTATCTATCTCTTGATCATGTTGCATAGAAAAAATAACTATGTTTGACCACGAAGCAATATAAATTTGAGCAATTTGCTCATTAAGATTTGAGATGTTCTGCTCCAACACTATGTATCTGTGACTCTGTATGATGTCAGAATTATCTTACTTTGACTTTTAACAGGCATATATTTTTAGAGACTACTGGGAAGATATAGGAACAATAAAGacattctatgaagaaaacttggctCTCACTGAAGAGGTTGGTATTTTATCATTTTGGTTGTGGATATTCTGGCTTCAATATCCCTTTACTCTGTTAGATGTACAAGAGTGGCACACCACAAAAGGGCGTTGACATTTTGGCTTATGCCTGAAGAAAATATAGTGTTATTTACATTGCTTTCATTTTCTCCACAGAACAAGCACGATTTTACTCACCTTTTCCTGGAACCTTGTCATTGTAACTTATAACATGAGAATGTATACACAGCATTACGATGGTAGTGATTGCCTATGCACGAACTTGTTTATATCTTATGTTTGCCAAGAATTACACAAGTTTCATGATCTGGAACTTTCTTATTGTCATTGCAATAACAAGGCTAACAGctgcaaattgaccaaatctcttGTGCAGTCTCCAAAGTTTGAGTTTTATGACCCAAAGACACCCTTCTACACATCTCCTCGATTCCTACCACCAACCAAAATTGATAAATGCCGGGTATGCTGCTATCCTTTGGGATAAAATTTGTAGCTTCATCGTGCTATCTTGTTTCTCATTCTTCAGTTGGGTTTTGCAGATTGTAGATGCAATAATCTCCCATGGATGCTTCTTGCGAGAATGTACTATACAACATTCTGTGGTTGGTGAACGCTCACGTTTAGATTATGGTGTTGAGCTAAAGGTGATCTATCATAGTTTCCTCACATTTTTCTCTGATGACATCGTTGAGTGATTAGCAACTTTCTTTTGTCCAAATTTAGGACACCGTGATGTTGGGAGCTGACTGTTACCAAACCGAAGCTGAAATCGCATCTCTTCTGGCAGAGGGGGAAGTCCCTATTGGTGTTGGAAGGGACACAAAGATCAAGTACTGTAATCTATATAAAATAAGATACTCAAATGCAGTATAAAATGCTTTttgttttcttccttttttttttttttatttggttgTGCAGACTAAACTAAGATATGAAATTACTGGGATTATGAGTTCTGACAATGAGCTTATGAATTTTTCTTTGTAGGAAATGCATAATAGACAAGAATGCGAAGATAGGAAAAAATGTGGTCATCACGAACAAAGATGTAAGCGATACCTCAATTATTTTGTTCTAACAATGAATCTTTTAGATGAAGTGTCTGTGCATATATCTATATAtcttgaattattattattattatttttattttcagggTGTGCAAGAAGCAGACAGGCCAGAGGAAGGATTTTACATTCGTTCTGGAATCACAATTATATCGGAGAAGGCAACAATAGAGGATGGCACAGTGATATAAATGGATCCAGAGCACGTTTCGAGGACTGGCTGTACAaggtgttgacagaggcaccttgTTGAGTGCCTAGTGAAGAAGCTGCCATGATGAGTGATGACAATGGCAGCATTTTGGTCTCTCGAGAAGGAAGCTGCACCACCTTTATCGTGTGTAAATTACAGGCTTCTCCTGTGCTCATAAAACTAGAGCTTCATTCTAGAGTTATGGTCGCAATAAGCCCTCAAATAAATCAAAAGAGCTTATCAATTAGCTACGTAGTTTCTTTTTAGAGTACCTGTCTATAAGACCTGATAAACTTTGTATCAGTatggattttattttaataatattatgaagCCTTTACGTGTAGTAAAACGGTTAAAGCTTTATGTGAATATATGAATAACGAGGCTTCACATTTGTGTAATCACCTTCCTTGCATTGCTATTTAAAAATGTAGCCATTCTTAATGTCAGTAGCTGATGATGATTAGCAGGAGAATTAAGCAACTTCCTCGTGTTTCTGGTTTTAAGCACTTTCATCAATTCATCCAGAATTTCCCAATCATTGGTTAATGTAAATCAGTTTCAGAATGTCACTTCCATCTCATCTCAtacctttattttatttttattgtttctGGTCTCCTCATGTTTCTGGTTTTGGATTCTGTTGGTAGATTTCCTGTGTCAACCTGCTTGCTGGAAtcctaaatatatattttttttttcgctGGGATTTTATGGTGTTTATATGTCATGGATGATAAAGTCGGAATATAGTatgttttaaaattataattttcagcTATATATAAATCACTAGACACTTCTTGATGTGTTGCGCTgatatattttactttttaaaattattaatagagtaaataattaaaatataatatttaaattgagaaaaaatattaaaaacgtAAAGAAAATAGTGAATTTTAAGAAtatctatatatttatataatatataagggataaatattgactttctcaaattactttttattatttataatatttataattatatttttattatttaatttaattttataatttatataaatttaaaattcttaatacttaaaatttaattgtctatataattttagagtttatgtaaatttaaaatttttagtcttatttatatttaaattttagttaattgaatttttattataataaaatttaaaataaaaatttataaaaataccttaattatttatattatttacaaaaataaaaaatattttatttatataaatcactttttaatgaattttaatatatttttatctttattttataattatttatataaaaatattttaatataattatatttaaatttatataaataaacaaaaaataaattaatttttaccaaCTAAACATATAAATTCTTTTATTAAtgtttttaaagttttattttaattaatttttcataagtatttcacataaaataaatttatattttttttaatagtagatatatttctaaaatatttaattattgcatgaatatataaattagctctatttaaaattgaatttataaatccTATATAAATACTACTACATTCATtgataagttatatatatatatatatatatatatatatatatatatatatatatatatatatatatatatatataacaatggaaaaatattataaaaaaatttatattcattgatttatgaaaaaatatttaattaatatgtaatatataataaaattatatgaatataaaatttttaaataatatattattacatATAAAGCATGTAAAACAAATTGTAtgtatagaaaaaaaataaatagataaatatattatttaaaaaattaataattaacataaTATGTTAAGtttgagtttaattataaaattaatagaattaatAGAGTGATTAGAATTTATAATactgattttttattttaaaaaggtacattattaaaatttttttaaaaaaattaatagcaCTAAATGTGCATTCACACAAAAAAatataatgattttttttaatactataatcTTATTCTAGcatgaaaaataataaatgtGTAAAAAGAATTAGGGATCATATtttgaatataaaattatattttaattaaataaatttatatttaaatataaacataaattaatattttgattttaaaatAGTCTATTTTTCATATGAATACAAATATTAaatcttttaataaaatttttatttatttaaattcaatAACTTTTTTTACTTCATATTTATCATCAGCTTGTACAATGTCATCACTAATGTTTCTTGATTTGGGACTATTATgtaaaatatcattattttcaTAATCGTCGCCaccatcatcgtttatattggtcaaactaaattgaaaatttactttTCCATATTTTTAAAACTTCATTTCAAGCaataaaaaaaatgttttaaaggATCAAAGTTGTGAGATATACAAGCCATCTATGTTTAAGTGTTGTACACGTCATCGGTACTATATATCTAAATCAAAGTATCTATCACATgttgatattttttttattgattcaattaaataaaaaatttaatagatCAATaccaaattcaaaaattaatggtccatattttttgaatttttttaagtaaaataaaaattttaaaaaaattaaaattatgaataaaGTACGGATAACACTTAGATTTAAATGTTGTATATAGTTAATCCTCTCAACAATCACAAGCAATCTAGATAAAAAGAAACTGAAGAAATCttccccaaatgtgaatttataACTAATAATATTgccttttaaaaattcaaattcaacAAGTACAAAACACTCCATagttaatatatattgtagtttggatGTATGGAACTAATTTGACCTGCCATTGAAATTTTTTGGGAGCAAAACAAAGGATCTCTTCAACTCAAATTTACTGTATACTTAGATGGTTAGCTCCTGTTATATATAGTTttattttataagaaaaaaataaaaaaattgatatgAGAAGAACAATAAATAAAAAGAGTAGGAAAATTTGTTTTTGCTGTTATATTCTAttgtttatatttatttcaatgctTGGCAAGAGAAAAGGAGATAAAAGGTGAGTAGATCCGGTGAGCGGCTACTAAGGGATTGGATTATAATATTAATGTTTAGTGGTGTTTGATCTTATGGTTATAGTTGTGGCTGCTGAGTTGATATTGATCTTGTAGTTATTTCAGCGCTTTCTATCCTTAAGCACATGACTACCGATATTTAAAGAATCAAATTTGAggcacaataattttttttattaattgtttcTTTTTTTCAATTTAAAGAATTAATGATCAAATTAAAAGCTTAATAACATCATTCTTCTTGAATCTAGTTTTTTCTATtagatttattaatttataattaaaaaaattacaaaatagtAGTAAGAATAATTGAAGATatttaaaaaatgtaaaaaaaaaaaatttaagggactcgttaatttttaatttaatattttctttgaaacaatttaattaaataatttaaagatttaaattttaggaaccgATTAAATTGTTAGGATAAATTCATGAAAGAAATTCATGCATTTTGATAAATCTAAGACATCAAAGGCATCTTCAGAATGGAGAATGTTATATAGTATTTGCATGGTACTTATATAAATGATCTATCTATAATATctgtttattatttatatataatatataataaatataaaaatataaaagagggAACAATTGAAcagaatggatttttttttttaatttttcttatagccTGTATCTCTAATTTGATtggttaaaagaaaaaaaaataataaaaagtttcATTGTTTCAAATAAAATAGGAACCAATTAGAAatccaatataaataaaaaattaatttagttaacTGGTTCAAATAAAATAGAAATGAATTAATTTTGAGTAATTAAGATTTATTCAATTTAGgattataattaattaagaaaCACTTTTATGTTTAGATTTTACTAGCTAATACAAATAGGACTaagaattataaatttatataaattacaaTTTGTAAGGTTAAAttgtataaaaaataatatctaaaatactagaaatatgaatttgaatttaatgTTTGTAATTTGAAATTGATAATTCTTGAGGCCATAACCAAACTCCACCAATCTATTATCTTTACTCAATTTTGCAAAATCATAAGCCTCAGTTTTTCATTCTCTACTAGACCAAATATACACAGAAGAGTAGAGCAATTATACAGTAAGTTAGTGATTCCATGTAAGACGTATATATTAAATGATAAATCACCGATAAGTTAATATGTAAAtgagtttaattataataaagaaAACTGTTTGATGATTATTTATTTTGGgtttacttttttatttataagATTCACTTTTATTTAtgtgtttaaattttatttatttttcagttTATATAAAATTGTCTGCTTAAAATCaccatattattatattattttttttcaaaatttcatagCGAAATGTTATTTCTGGCAATCAACACCTTTTGTCCATTCACGTTCCTTGATGCTAGATTTTTATGCCTTTTTTACCAAAACAGCTTGACTCTTAAATTAGAGGACAAAGGGCATAAAAGTGGGGCTTTTGGCCctccctaatttttttttttaaatataacattcatcttataataataataatttatataaatttgagatattaaatattataaaatgtgaatatctatttgaaatactttaaaaataaaagaaatattgaaaataaagaaatgaaaatagaataaaaaaaaggacaataaaaaatgatgaagaaaaaaTAAAGCGAATATGATacatattttaaaatttgattttagcATAGCTAAATATTCAAATTTCTTGTTAGTTAGGGAacatgctttatatatatatatatatatatatctacttATTTGTTTTTTACCCAATTctcatatattaattctaataatTTTCAACTTTGATTCATAGGTTAGGATT
This Hevea brasiliensis isolate MT/VB/25A 57/8 unplaced genomic scaffold, ASM3005281v1 Scaf1, whole genome shotgun sequence DNA region includes the following protein-coding sequences:
- the LOC110673078 gene encoding glucose-1-phosphate adenylyltransferase large subunit 1 codes for the protein MDSCSVAVKANAHVAKPSKGDFKSGDKEFWGERIRGSLNNSIWSHQMTRSLRAERNVIKVKPGVACAVLTSNNPKEVVTLQPPRFERRKVDPKNVASIILGGGAGTALFPLTRRAATPAVPVGGCYKLIDIPMSNSINSGINKIFVLTQFNSASLNRHIARTYFGNGINFGDGFVEVLAATQTPGEAGMRWFQGTADAVRQFTWVFEDAKNRNVENIVILSGDHLYRMDYMDFVQHHVDSNADITISCAAVSESRASDYGLVKIDNRGRIVHFAEKPSGAELKSMRADTTHLGLSLQDALKSPYIASMGVYVFRTEILLKLLRWRYPTSNDFGSEIIPAAVMEHNVQAYIFRDYWEDIGTIKTFYEENLALTEESPKFEFYDPKTPFYTSPRFLPPTKIDKCRIVDAIISHGCFLRECTIQHSVVGERSRLDYGVELKDTVMLGADCYQTEAEIASLLAEGEVPIGVGRDTKIKKCIIDKNAKIGKNVVITNKDGVQEADRPEEGFYIRSGITIISEKATIEDGTVI